A window from Triticum aestivum cultivar Chinese Spring chromosome 6D, IWGSC CS RefSeq v2.1, whole genome shotgun sequence encodes these proteins:
- the LOC123143208 gene encoding uncharacterized protein gives MRAPPLLAPSTPQPARPPPLRPLRTGLGRSLFFSPRRPPLLAVARSKSRDDASFTDRILDYIEGGPKLRKWYGAPDLLPKDGGAEGEEDESSDIEEPRDAVLVTNGESEIGQMVILSLILKRARIKALVKDKRSTGEAFGTYVECMVGNIRDKSFTRKTLRGVRAVICPTDDGFFSDQINLKGVEHIVLLSQLSVYRNSGGLQAIMNSKLRKLAERDEEVVLASGIPSTIIRSASLETTPGGEKGFSFTEGIAAKGKISREDAATICVEALDAIPQTTLIFEVANGDENVTDWKTWFAERMAKG, from the exons ATGCGCGCCCCTCCCCTGCTCGCGCCGTCCACGCCGCAGCCGGcacgtcctcctcctctccgtccatTGCGCACGGGGCTCGGTCGCTCCTTGTTCTTCTCGCCGAGAAGGCCGCCGCTTCTCGCCGTCGCGCGGTCCAAGAGCAGGGACGACGCCAGCTTCACCGATCGCATCCTCGACTACATCGAGG GCGGTCCAAAGTTGAGGAAGTGGTATGGAGCACCCGATTTGCTTCCCAAGGATGGGGGTGCCGAGGGCGAGGAGGATGAGTCTTCAG ATATCGAGGAGCCTCGAGATGCCGTGCTAGTTACCAATGGCGAGAGTGAGATTGGACAG ATGGTGATATTATCACTAATTCTGAAAAGGGCCAGAATAAAAGCATTAGTGAAGGACAAACGATCAACTGGAGAAGCTTTTGGAACTTACGTGGAG TGCATGGTTGGCAACATCAGAGACAAGTCCTTCACAAGGAAAACATTAAGGGGTGTTCGTGCTGTAATTTGTCCAACCGAC GATGGCTTCTTTTCTGACCAGATTAACCTCAAAGGTGTCGAACACATTGTCCTGCTATCCCAG CTATCTGTCTACAGAAATAGCGGTGGGCTTCAAGCTATTATGAACAGCAAgctaaggaagctagccgagcggGATGAAGAGGTGGTTCTTGCATCTGGCATCCCATCTACGATAATCAGGAGTGCTTCTCTGGAGACCACTCCGGGTGGTGAGAAGGGGTTCAGTTTTACAGAG GGTATAGCAGCCAAGGGGAAAATAAGCAGAGAGGATGCTGCTACAATTTGTGTGGAGGCCCTGGATGCCATTCCCCAGACAACACTCATATTCGAG GTGGCAAATGGCGATGAAAACGTTACAGACTGGAAAACATGGTTTGCTGAACGGATGGCAAAGGGCTAA
- the LOC123140875 gene encoding uncharacterized protein: protein MLSLETAVVSSEIWSVDYCHKGFFAGECCGTCLDCCGNDGLKGGCVLLGGLSRAKNLELIAHPGMFIFKRDLRWCPTFSKLKTLLLNEWCVQPDLRALVCMLEHSPVLENLTLQLHKQEKPTCSVEVEENARLMEKPAAISGYLKIIKVKCEEIDGRVCKVLNFLSTFGIEITIQRTKG from the exons ATGTTGTCATTAGAAACCGCAGTTGTCAGTTCTGAAATCTGGTCAGTGGATTACTGTCATAAAGGTTTTTTTGCTGGGGAGTGTTGTGGTACTTGTCTGGATTGCTGTGGTAATGATGGCCTCAAGGGTGGTTGCGTACTTCTTGGAGGTCTGTCTCGTGCTAAAAACTTGGAGTTGATAGCTCATCCGGGAATG TTTATTTTCAAAAGGGATTTGAGATGGTGCCCTACATTTAGTAAGTTAAAGACATTGTTGCTGAACGAGTGGTGTGTGCAACCTGACCTCCGTGCACTAGTTTGTATGCTTGAACATTCGCCGGTTCTTGAGAATCTGACACTTCAATTGCATAAG CAAGAAAAACCCACATGTTCAGTGGAAGTGGAAGAAAATGCTCGTTTGATGGAGAAACCAGCGGCTATTTCAGGATACCTAAAGATTATCAAAGTCAAATGTGAAGAGATTGATGGCAGAGTTTGCAAAGTTCTGAACTTTTTGAGTACATTTGGCATTGAAATTACTATCCAAAGGACCAAGGGATAG
- the LOC123140876 gene encoding (E)-beta-caryophyllene synthase-like codes for MAHTRRRLWLTCTSPGLTPPAPGVTSSSTTTHALNHRNSLHSSNLKDTCKCLAMKHMATIKKERVRKIILDTKSSSDLVVKMELIDTLERIGVAYHYREDINEILCDMHGDGQGIGDDLHMTAMRFYLLRKHGYHTSQGIITVTIVNPYIHIFKSIIRYMIGLLAHADVFLKFRDDQGNFASNDLDSLLALYNAAYLRVRGEEVLDDAVVFTKSRLQCMLEHLDPRLVEEVQCTLETPHFRRVERVETRRYIPVYEQKATRDEHILEFSKLDFNILQTLYCQELKALTIWWKDFQAQTDLQFARDRMVEIHFWMLGVVYEPQYSYSRIMLTKLVIFVSLFDDLYDNYSTTEESNIFTAALERWDEEAVEQFPAYLKALYINILNTTNVIDEELKHQKNMHTGLAKKMVIDIAKSYHAEVKWRDEHYIPTSVEEHLQISVRTSACMQIISLVFISMGDITTSEVLEWASTYPKIIECVCIVGRIGNDMVSHEREQLSEHVASTVQTCTKEHGITVVEANEKLKVIIEEAWMDIIHECLHREHPMTLLEKATDLARTMDFMYKREDAYTLSFSLKETLTSLYVNFI; via the exons ATGGCTCACACGAGGAGGAGGTTGTGGCTGACCTGCACAAGCCCCGGCCTTACACCCCCAGCCCCTGGGGTGACTTCTTCCTCAACCACAACCCATGCACTCAATCACAG AAATTCCTTACATAGTTCAAATCTTAAGGATACATGCAAG TGTTTGGCTATGAAGCACATGGCAACTATCAAGAAGGAACGAGTGAGAAAGATCATCTTGGATACCAAATCTTCCTCCGATTTAGTTGTGAAGATGGAGCTTATTGACACACTGGAACGAATAGGTGTGGCCTATCACTACCGCGAAGATATCAATGAAATACTATGTGACATGCATGGTGATGGACAAGGCATTGGTGACGACCTCCATATGACAGCGATGCGGTTCTACTTGTTGAGGAAGCATGGGTACCACACCTCTCAGGGTATAATTACAGTCACGATTGTTAATCCCTACATACATATTTTTAAATCAATTATTAGATATATGATAGGTTTACTTGCTCACGCAGATGTGTTTCTGAAGTTCAGAGATGACCAAGGAAACTTTGCTAGCAATGATCTGGACTCGTTATTGGCATTGTATAATGCAGCGTATCTTAGGGTTCGTGGGGAAGAAGTGCTTGATGACGCAGTTGTTTTCACCAAGAGCCGTCTACAATGTATGTTGGAACATCTAGACCCGCGGTTGGTAGAAGAGGTCCAGTGTACATTGGAAACACCCCATTTCAGGAGAGTCGAAAGAGTGGAAACGAGACGTTACATCCCGGTGTATGAGCAGAAGGCTACTCGAGATGAGCACATATTAGAATTTTCTAAGTTGGACTTCAACATTTTGCAAACTCTTTATTGCCAGGAGTTGAAAGCTCTTACGAT TTGGTGGAAAGACTTTCAAGCACAGACAGATCTACAGTTTGCACGAGATAGAATGGTGGAGATTCATTTTTGGATGCTTGGAGTTGTCTATGAGCCGCAATATTCCTACTCACGTATAATGTTGACAAAATTGGTCATATTTGTGTCATTATTTGATGACCTCTATGATAACTATAGCACCACTGAAGAAAGCAACATCTTCACTGCAGCCTTGGAAAG GTGGGATGAAGAAGCCGTGGAACAATTCCCAGCATACTTGAAGGCATTATACATCAATATACTTAACACTACAAATGTTATTGATGAAGAGTTGAAGCATCAGAAAAACATGCATACTGGATTGGCAAAAAAAATG GTAATTGACATTGCCAAAAGCTATCACGCGGAGGTGAAATGGCGGGATGAGCACTACATACCAACTAGTGTTGAAGAGCATCTACAAATTTCAGTGCGCACCAGCGCTTGTATGCAAATAATAAGCCTTGTGTTCATCTCAATGGGTGATATAACTACAAGCGAGGTTCTTGAGTGGGCTTCTACCTATCCAAAAATTATCGAATGTGTATGTATTGTCGGGCGTATTGGCAATGACATGGTGTCACATGAG CGTGAGCAACTATCAGAGCATGTGGCATCCACAGTACAAACTTGTACAAAAGAGCATGGGATCACGGTGGTAGAAGCCAATGAGAAGCTTAAGGTAATAATTGAAGAAGCATGGATGGACATAATCCACGAATGCCTCCATAGAGAACATCCAATGACACTTCTAGAGAAGGCGACTGATCTTGCCCGGACAATGGATTTCATGTACAAGCGTGAAGATGCATACACCCTATCGTTTAGTCTCAAAGAGACCTTAACTTCACTTTATGTGAATTTCATATGA
- the LOC123140877 gene encoding MEIOTIC F-BOX protein MOF-like: MLHASTAGKSSNSKSSGDDRISDLPDDILHHVLGFLRADQAVRTCLLARRWRHLWKLMRCLRINDMGSWRKSTDVFRNRFINCLLLFRDPGSTLDEVEIVYNYSEEYRHFNNGGPPWVDIWIQHALSSQAQVLTVKLPERAYFFLCLYGPLISQYLRRLGISDVTLKSSFLDFSSCSELVDLNIKDCTLDARRILSQSLKHLSISGCAFAPNGSRIRISVPNLVSLQLIKIAGRTPLLESMPSLETAVVRPCNISGDNCHNGVLGEFCGICQGCCGNDGHNDGCILFEGLSHAKNLELIQTYPQMFIFRRDLTWCPIFSNLKTLLMNQWCVQPDFSGLVCMLEHSPVLENLTLQLCKQGIRKCASEVEENPGLLEKPPTISGYLKIIKVKCEVICKVLNFLSTFGLEIAIQRTNG, encoded by the exons ATGCTTCACGCCAGCACGGCCGGGAAATCGTCGAATTCGAAGTCCAGCGGGGATGACCGGATCAGCGACCTGCCGGACGACATCCTGCACCATGTCCTTGGCTTCCTGCGGGCCGATCAGGCGGTGCGCACCTGCCTGCTCGCTCGCCGCTGGCGCCACCTTTGGAAATTGATGCGTTGTCTCCGCATCAACGACATGGGGAGCTGGAGGAAGAGCACCGACGTCTTTCGTAACAGGTTCATCAACTGCCTGCTGCTCTTCCGAGACCCTGGCTCGACTCTAGACGAGGTTGAGATCGTGTATAATTATTCAGAAGAATATCGCCATTTTAACAACGGTGGTCCTCCTTGGGTCGACATTTGGATTCAACATGCTTTGTCAAGCCAAGCTCAGGTGCTCACTGTCAAGCTCCCCGAGAGGGCGTACTTCTTTTTGTGTCTGTATGGCCCTCTCATATCCCAGTATTTGAGAAGATTAGGGATTTCTGATGTGACGTTGAAAAGTAGCTTCCTAGATTTTTCAAGCTGTTCGGAATTGGTGGATCTAAACATAAAAGACTGCACCTTAGATGCTCGTAGGATCTTGTCCCAGTCTTTAAAGCATTTGAGCATCAGTGGATGTGCTTTCGCACCTAATGGTAGCCGGATTCGTATTTCTGTACCAAATCTCGTTTCGCTGCAACTCATAAAAATTGCAGGTAGAACGCCATTGCTCGAAAGCATGCCATCACTAGAAACTGCAGTTGTCAGGCCTTGCAACATATCTGGGGATAACTGTCATAATGGTGTTCTTGGGGAGTTTTGTGGTATTTGTCAAGGTTGCTGTGGTAATGATGGCCACAATGATGGTTGCATACTTTTTGAAGGTCTTTCTCATGCTAAAAACTTGGAGTTGATACAAACTTATCCACAAATG TTTATTTTCAGAAGGGATTTGACATGGTGCCCTATATTTAGTAATCTAAAGACATTGTTGATGAACCAGTGGTGTGTGCAACCTGACTTCAGTGGACTAGTTTGTATGCTTGAGCATTCACCGGTTCTTGAGAATCTGACACTTCAATTGTGTAAG CAAGGAATACGTAAATGTGCATCGGAAGTGGAAGAAAATCCTGGTTTATTGGAAAAACCACCTACTATTTCAGGATACCTGAAGATTATCAAAGTCAAATGTGAAGTGATTTGCAAAGTTTTGAATTTCTTGAGTACATTTGGCCTAGAAATTGCTATTCAAAGGACTAACGGATAG